The following proteins are co-located in the Tardibacter chloracetimidivorans genome:
- the rpe gene encoding ribulose-phosphate 3-epimerase: MQQPVRISPSILSADFARLGEEVRAIDAAGADWIHVDVMDGHFVPNLTIGPAVVKALRPHSDKPFDVHLMISPVDNFLDAFAEAGADIITVHPEAGPHVHRTIQRIKSLGKKAGISLNPATPAKMLDYILEEIDLVLVMSVNPGFGGQSFISSQLRKIEAIRKSIDKLGKPIDLEVDGGIDAETARLAVSAGADALVAGTATFRGGPAAYADNIRRLRGE; encoded by the coding sequence ATGCAACAGCCCGTCCGCATTTCTCCCTCCATCCTTTCCGCCGACTTCGCCCGCCTGGGTGAGGAGGTGCGCGCGATCGACGCGGCAGGGGCGGACTGGATCCATGTCGATGTGATGGACGGGCATTTCGTGCCCAATCTGACGATCGGCCCGGCGGTGGTGAAGGCGCTTCGGCCGCATTCGGACAAGCCGTTCGACGTGCATCTGATGATCAGCCCCGTCGACAATTTCCTCGATGCCTTCGCCGAGGCGGGGGCCGACATCATCACCGTCCATCCCGAGGCCGGTCCCCATGTCCACCGCACCATCCAGCGCATCAAGTCGCTGGGCAAGAAGGCGGGCATTTCGCTCAACCCCGCCACGCCCGCCAAGATGCTCGATTACATACTGGAAGAGATCGACCTGGTGCTGGTGATGAGCGTCAATCCCGGTTTCGGCGGGCAGAGCTTCATTTCCAGCCAGCTTCGCAAGATCGAGGCGATCAGGAAATCGATCGACAAGCTGGGCAAGCCCATCGACCTTGAGGTGGACGGCGGTATCGATGCCGAAACGGCGCGGCTTGCGGTGAGCGCGGGCGCGGACGCGCTTGTGGCGGGCACGGCCACCTTCCGCGGCGGGCCTGCCGCCTATGCCGACAACATCAGGCGATTGCGTGGCGAATAG